The Lewinella sp. 4G2 nucleotide sequence AGTGGCCAACGATCTCATTGGAATAGCGGTGGACGATCTTGCGCAGGATTGACCGCGCGGCGTCGTCGCCCTTCGTTTCCACATCTTCGTCGAGGGAGCGGCTCGCCAGTTTTTTGGCCAGGCTCTTCCAGTAGCCGCGTTCTTTGGGTGGATCCACCTTCCACGGCTCCTTGCGCGTTCTTTCCTGTTCGCTGTAGAGGGTTTTACTGAGAAGTTCCTTCAGGTTGTCGCCGTGTTCTTCGAGCAGACGGCTATACGTTTCCTCGTCGAGGCTCTCCACAAAAGCTTCGCGGTTTTCGTGGAGTTTATAAATATCCCAAGCCTCCAGATCGGGGGCGATGTGGTCGTAGCGCTTTCCAGCGTGTTGAAATTCCTCTACGGGGGCGGTCTTTGGTGTGGTGGCAGTCAAGGAGCGCTAAGTTAGGTGGTTTCGGCGTAGGGCCAGTCGAGCGTCTCGAGGGTGCTTTCGATGAAGGCGAGCAGCTCGTCGCGGCCTTCAAATTTGATGGCGCTCGTCAGGAAGGTGGGAGGAAGTTCTTCCCAGTACTCCAGTAGCTTCTGCTTAAATGCCTCCACATTTTTCAGGCCGCGGGCCTGCTTGCGGTCGGTCTTAGTAAATACCAGCACGAAGGGTACGCCGTGCTCGCCGAGCCAATTCACGAATTCCAGGTCGATCTTCTGAGGTGGCACGTTGCTGTCGATCAGGACCATCGCGCAGGCCATCTGCTCGCGTTTCAGGAAATAGTTGGTGGTCCGCGTTTCCCATTTGGAGCGGGTTTTCTTGCTGTGCAGGGCGTAGCCGTAGCCGGGCAAATCGGTTAGGTTCCAGCTATTGTTGATCAGGAAGTAGTTGATCAACTGCGTTTTACCGGGCTTCCCACTCGTTTTGGCCAGCTCCTTGCGGCGCGTAAGCATATTGATCAGGCTACTCTTACCCACGTTACTGCGCCCAATGAAGGCAAACTCCGGGCGCTGCCCCTCTGGTATTTGGTTCACCCGCGCGTAACTGGTAGAGAAACTGGAAGAAGTAATGGACATCAGTAGGTCGGTAAAACGTGGTGAAGCAATAAGTGCTGGGCGCTGTCGCAGGTGCACTGCAAATGAATAACGGGCAAAGGTAAGCCTCCGCCGTTCCCTTCACCATTCACTGTTCACGGATAGCTAAAGTGATAACAGCAGGAGGGGAAAAGGGGTTGGGCCACGCCGATCACTGCCGTCCGTCGAACTTCCATCCCACTTCGTCGACCAAAGTGGCGCCGTACCACCCTTTGATCCGATCATTGCAGCGTAACCATCAATAAACACCCACTACAACCATGATTAAGTACTTTACCCGGGCCATCGGAAAGTTCGCCACCTTCACTGGGCGCTCGCGCCGCAAGGAATTCTGGTACTTCGTACTGGCCGTCGCCATCATCAAAGCCATCCTCCTAAATATTCACGGTAGCGTGATTGGCAATGAAAAGGGGCTAGAGAAATTTCTGGATCTCCTCTTTTTCGTTCCCTCCCTCGCCGTAGCTGTTCGCCGTCTCCACGATACCGGCCGCAGCGGTTGGTGGATGCTAATGGCACCCACCGGGATCGGTTTCATCATTCTTCTCTTCTGGTTCGCTCAGGACGGAGACCCCCACGCTAACGAATACGGCGCCAACCCCAAAGGATATGATGATGGTAACGGTGACGACCGTACCGGCCGCCGCCGCCGTAAGAATAAGAAGTACCGTAAGCGCCTCTACAAAACCCTGAAGGAATGGGAGCAGGACGACGACCAGCTCGTTTAACGCCTCGCAACCTTGTAGTAAAGAGAGAAACCCGTTAATAACAATCGTTGCCGTGATTCGCAACGATAATTACAAAACCCCGCGCCACGCAACTGGCCGGGGTTTTTCTTGCGGCCGTTCCATCAACGGTCAATCCCTCCACACGAAGGGGAATAGCACCAGGCCAACGGCCAGTCCAATCAAATCGAGGGCCGCGAGGTAAATAATGATGCTTCCCGCCTGGCCAGACGTCAGGCCAAAAGCATTTCCTCCTAAATTGACCAGCAGGTAGAGTAGGGGAGTAAGCAAGGGTAGCGAAAGGATGGCCATCAAAGTTCCATTCCCCCCGGCCCGAGCAGAGATCGCCGCCACAAAAGTGAGGACGGCCGACAGCCCGATCCCACCCAGCCCGATGGCGGCCAGGAAGGCTCCCGTCTCAAACAGGTAGGATTCCCGCGCGAAAAAGGTAAGGATGCCATAGCTCAGCCCCGACACGATCCAAATGATCAGTGTATTGTAGATCCACTTACTCGCCAGCAGGGCCTCCGGGCTCGCCAGTTGGTAATAATAGAGGTGACGCCGGCCCCCTTCCCGCAAGAAACTACGTCCGCTGGCGACCAGGGCGCCAAAGAACAGGACGATCCACAGCACGGCATTGAACGTCATCGCCGAAAAGTTGGTGATCGCCAGGTAAACGATCGTCGCCGTCACCGCCACGTACAGGAATACGCTGCTGATGGCGCTGCGGTCCCGCCACTCCGTTTTGATTTCCCAGCGTAAAAGGTGGGCGATTTGCTCCAGGGTAGTCACGGTCACAATGATACGGCGGTTGGCGGGACGAGGGAGGAGTGCCGGGTAAGTCTTACGTAAAAGGTGAGCCGCCACGGTACTGGTTAGTCCTTTCCGCAAATTTGGTCGCTTACGGTACCCGCCACATTTTAATACGGCCTTAATAATCAGTCACCCGTCTAAAACGTTAGCTGTTTGCTACGATAAGGAAGTGGCTTTCGTACCTTCGCCTACCACTGTCCGTGCATTGTTCCGTCTAGCTTTCACCAACTTATGTTCCCCCAAAAACTAACCCTCCTCTTCCTGTGCCTGCTCTGTTGCTCGGTCTCCCTGAGCGCAGAAGCCGTCACGGTGGTAGCGAAGCGGGGGGACGGCGTCTACTCCATTCTGCGCCACTACGGGCTGCTGGAATTCCCCTGTAACCTGGATGAGTTCTACCGGCTCAATATGTTGCCTAAAAACGCTGGCCTGCGGGTCGGCCGTAGCTACAAGTTGCCCATCGAGGAGGTGACCTACAACGGGAAGAGCATCCGCAGCACCACGAACAACAAGAACTACAACCGGGCGCTGGACATCCAGTACTTCAATGACGGCCTCCTTGAGAAAGGCGTTCGGAAAAAAGACTTTCGGGAGGACAAGAAATTATGGGTGCCCTTCCACATCGACAATTGCCCCACGCCGCCGAAGGTCGAATCAACGACGACGGTGCCCTCCGCCTCGAAACCTACCCCGACGCCAAGCCCGGATAAGGAAATCAAAGATTTAGGGGAGATTACCAAGAACGACGGGATCAAGGAACAGGCTGGTGACGACAACCCCGTGCAGTCCAGCCCCCGCTCCGGTGGGCGACCAACCGGCCCCGCGCCTGAGCAGTCGACGCGCAGCAAGTTCCGCACCTTCGACATCTTCGGTGAAAAGTACGCCTACGTTCCCAAGATTGATGACCGTTTGGCGGGGCGGATCTACTACATCATGTCCGGCCACGGTGGTCCCGACCCGGGTGCGTCGGCTAAACGAAATGGCCGCCGGATCTACGAAGACGAATACGCCTACGACGTAGCCCTGCGGCTGACGCGTAACATCCTCGCCCACGGCGGTACGCCCTACATGATCATTCGGGATAACACCCACGGGATTCGGGACGAGCGCTACCTCCCGGCGGACAAAACCGAAACCGTTTGGGGAGGCGACGCCATCCCTCTCAACCAAAAGAAACGGCTTTGGCAACGGTGCGATATCGTCAATGCCCTCTACGAGCAGAACCTCGCTAAAGGTTTATCCGACCAAACCATGATCAGCATCCACGTGGATAGCCGCCACCGCAACAAGCGGGTAGATCTCTTTTTCTACCATGATGCGAACGATATGATCGGGAAGAAGAAAGCCACCCACATGCGGAACACGATCGGGGAGATGTACGACAAGACCCGTGCCGGACGTGGGTACGACGGGACGGTATCCGCTCGCGATCTACACGTGCTCCGGGAAGCGAAACCCAGCAGCGTCTTCATTGAGCTGGCGAACATGGCCAACCCTTCCGATCAACTACGTATCCTGGAGCCCAGCAACCGACAATTGATTGCCGACTGGCTGTTGCTCGGTCTTTACTAGCATAATATCGTAGGTACCACTGCGTTACCCAGGCGTAAGCCAATCCGTATGGTGGTTACGAAATGAAGAAGTGAGCCTGAGCTTCGCTTAATCATCTCCAGCCGACGGTAGTTTAAGTTAAAGGGTCGTCACCGGCGACTTGCGGTTTATCACTACCTTAACGGCGTCTTATGCATATTTTTGGTCACCTCACTGTTCATAATCCCACAAATACAAATACATGATTAAGCAATTGTTTTTCTCCCTGCTCCTCGTAGGGATGGCCGGTTCACTGTCCGCCCAGGCTGCTTTTCCCACACCGACGCTGAAAACCGTCGATCACCAGTCCGTAGAGCTAGCCGATAAGATTGGCAACGGGCAAGTGACCGTCGTCGCCGTCTGGGCTACCTGGTGCCAACCCTGCCACATGGAGTTGGACCATATGAGTAAGTACCTCGATAAGTGGAAGAACGAACTCGATGTCCAATTCCTCGCCATCAGCGTCGATAAGCGCCACATGGTCAACCGCATCCCCGCGCTCGTTAGCCGCAAAGGTTGGGAGTACGATATCCTCGTCGATTCCAATTCTGCCCTGCAGAGCCAACTCGGTTTCCGTAGCATTCCCCAGATGTACATCATCGACGGTGATGGGAAGATTGTCAAGGAGTTCAGCGGTTACCGCGACGGCCGGGAAGAAGAAGTGGACCGGATGCTTAACCAGCTTTCCAGTAAGTAGCAGGCACTTTCCAACCACCCTAAATCAAGAAAGGCCCGACGATGATTCGTCGGGCCTTTCTTATTGTTGTGGCTATCGTTTCAGCTTACCAGAAGGCTAGCTTTCGAAGGCCTCGTGATACGTAGACTTATACGTCCACTTCGAAGGTGATCTTCACATTCACGCGGAATTTATCCACCTTACCATCCTTGATGGTGACGGATTGCTCGTTGAGGTAAGCGGAACGGATGTTGCGCACGGATTTGCCGGTATCTTCTACCGCATTGCGAATCGCGTCTTCGTAGCTTTTGGATGATTCAGAGAGAACTTCGATTACTTTAAGCACTTTGCCCATAGTCAAATGTTTTGTGGACTGGCACTTCGCCAGGCCGGATTTATCTAAGAAGGATTCCTAGAAAAAGAATGTTTGGCAAAGTATTATTTTCTCTATGTATTCTCAAAGAATAGGTCCCTTTTTGTAATCTTTTTTCGATCAATGGTGCTTGCCCTGGCGTGTTGCTCCGGCCTTCTACTGCTCCCACATCGTTCAGGAGATAAAGTTCTTGATCGGGCGCGTCCGGCGCACTACTGAGGGCGAATAGATAGTCACCCGGGAAAGTGACGATGCCATCAATCTGCAGCTCGTTTTCCGGTACCGCAAAGGCTACTAGCACGGGCCAATTTGGAGTCGTGTCATCCAGTCTAACGTTCGGGGCTGCGGTACGTAAACCCGCGAGACTGCCAAAAAACTTTTTTGCCACAAAGTCATACCTGCTCCTTGGCAGGGTGAATCCATCAGTATCCATAAGGCCGATTCCAACGCCGAGGCGCGGTAGGTCACTGGAGCGTAGGTAGGCTCGCAATACATACGGGCCATCTGACGGCGCGGTAAACTCCAGGAAGGGGGTAGCGTCATCGCCAGCGTCCACCACAAGTAGCTGGCCATCCGCGTCGAGCAGCTGCAGATCGAGGTAAGCCCGTTCCGTTTCCGCCGAAGCGTAAAGTGTGTACGCGCGCCCGCCGGCTAGTTGGATCCGGAGATCTCGGTATTCCCCGACGTTGAGAGACGCCCCCGCCAACGTCACGCCCGTTTTCCACCGCATGGAGCTGATGGCACTCAGCAGGTTGCCCTTCTCGTAAGTCCGCCGTAAGGCTTTTTCAACGCCCATTTCTTGCTGACCTAGGATTGCTCCACCCAACAGCATACAAATCAGCAGGGCGCTGACGCGGGTACACAGTAATTGGGTGGATCGATTGGTCACGTAGATTGTAGAGTTACTCCCTGCTAACGAAAGGCCAGCCTTTTGGTTAAGTCTGGTCTTTGCCCTTGCGTAACGAAGTACTAATTAGCAAGCCCCGCCAGGACGATGTCGGCCGTCCGTCTGCCGGCGCCTGCACTGAGTTCGCTGGTGGTCATTTGTGCTTGGTGAGCTTCCTGCCAGAGCTCTTCATCCTGGAGGGTGTGGAGGCTATTCAGGAGGTCCTCCCCGTCACTAATGCTGAAGGCCCCACCGGCGGCGATGGCGACAGCGGCCTCAGGGAATTTTTCGTGGTTTGGTCCAAAGATCGTCGGTAGTCCGTAGGCCATTGGTTCCAGGGTATTGTGGAGGCCCGTTTTGAATCCACCCCCTACGTAGGCTACCCGGCCGTAGCGGTATACTTTACTCAGCATCCCAATGGTATCGAGGATCAGTACGTTGTTGGAGGCGACGTCCTTCAGAGTGGCGGTGGTGTATCGCACCCCCTTCCACTGCACCTGCGTCAGCGCCAAATCTGCCTCGTTGAGTTGGTGGGGCGCGAAAATGATGTTCCAGTGGTCCGATACTTGGTCCCAAACCTCCTCCCACACGGCCATATCCTGGGGCCATACGCTACCCGCAATAATGGTAGGGCGGCGAGCACAAAAGGCCTCAATGAGCGGATCGCTGAACGGAATGGTGGTGAGCGATCGCGTGCGGTCCATGCGGGGGTCGCCGGCCACGAAGGTGCGTTTGCGCGGATACTTGCCTGCTTGGTTAAGCAATTGCCGCGCAGCTTCCGTCTGCAAAATAATGCCGGTGAAGAACGGTAACATCCGCCGGTACCAACCGCCGTAAGGCTTGAAAAAAAGTTGGCCGGGCCGGAAACTGGCCGCCACCAACCAAGTAGGAACGCCCGACCGGTGCAGGGCCTGCAGATGGAAAAACCAGAATTCGTACTTTACGAAAAGCGCTAGATCCGGCGCCAATTCCCGCACCCAGGCTTCGGCGTTGGTGGGGGAATCTGGAGGTAAGTACAGAACGTGATCGACCAGGTCGAGGCCCTTCGATTTCTCGTAACCGGAGGGGCTAAAAAAGCTCAGAACAAATTCCCAGTCGGGAAGGCGGCGTTGCAATTCATCCAGCACCGGTCGGCCCTGTTCCCATTCACCAAGGCTGGCGCAGTGCATCCAAACGCGCTGCTTTCCGGAGGGTTTGGGGGGAGTAATCTGCTCTTCGCGCCCCGCCACCCACTGGGCTGCCTGCTGATTGCCCAGCTTACCGTAGAGGTGAATGGCTCGGTGGTACAGCGCTGTACCCAACCGGTAGATCGGCGTCACTTGTAATAAATTTCGCGGCCCTCACCGATGTAGATGGGGATGACAATGCCAACGCGTGCACCGAGCGCAACGTCCGTTCGAACCTCATCCGGCAGTGGACCGCCAGTAGGAATATCGAAGGCCCGAAGCGGCTTGGTGAAGCCGGCCAGTAGATCGGCCCCGGCATAAAAGTTGATGCGTTTGTTTTCGCTCAGGATTTGATAACCCACGAATTGGTAGATCGCCGGGCCACCGGTTAGCCGGTCGTAACCCGCCAGCCGCTCTGGCTGAAGCGGCTCCACACCCTGAATGGCATCCTGCTGCACCCGGATCCGACTGAAGAAGTAGCCGACGCTCGTCCGCACGTTGATGCCGGAACGCTTGCTCGCCCCGAGCCCGAACGTATACCCGACCATCGGCCCGACGAACAGTTGCCGCTGCCGTAATTGGATGTCGGCCGGGTCGCGCATGTTGCCGATGATGAAGCCTTGATCCGTCCGCAGATCAGCGACCACATCTTCGTTCACCTGGTTCCCAAACCCATAGTTGGCGCGGACACCGAATTCCCAATTGGTCTTTTTACCGAGGTAACTCACGCCGCCGTCGATGGCAAATCCATTACCAAATCGATCCGCCAGGTCGCCGGCAGATTGAAAAACACCGTACCCGGCCGAGATGAGCACCCCGCGGTCCTGGTTTTTCGCCCCCGCCAACCCCTGGGCGCTGGCGCTGGTGCAAAGGAGGAAGGCAAGTAAGAAAAGGAGTTGGCTTTTAGGCATAGGGCAAAGTTACGGAAAGGGGACACGGGAGAGAAAAGGTAGGTTGGCTGATTGGGCAGGAGGATCCTCGATACTTGCAACTTGCAACTTGCCACTCGCTACTCGCCACTTGCAACTCGAAGTCGATAACCAAAAGGCACCTCAAACGGTTATTCTCCCCAATGAGTCAACCTACCGTACCGAAGATATTGCCGCCGCCCATTCACCTGGCGAGCATTCCCGCCTTGTTGCCAGCCGAACGGTTTACGCTTTCCAACGGACTGAAGGTGGTCGCCCTCGGCGGGGTGGATGCGCCCGTTCTTCGCGTGGAGTTGATCTGGAATGCAGGCCGGTCCTTCGAACCCGGTAAGTTGGTGAGTGCCCTGACGGAAGAGCTACTGCTGGAAGGAACTCCAAAACACACGGGCGCTGACATCGAAGCCTACTTCGAGCAATTCGGCACCCAACTCACTCAGCCAGACCTGATGGATACGGGTAACCTCAGCGTTGCGACCACCCTCCGGTTTGCCGGGGAAGTCTTGCCGATGATGGCGGAAATTGTCGCGGAAGCCAACTATTCGGAGGAGAGCTTCCAGCGTTCCGTCCGCCAGCGAAAGCAACGCTTGCGGGAGAATCTTTCCGACAATGACACCCTAGCTTTCCGGCTCATCACCGTGGCGACCTACGGGAAGGACCACCCCTACGGTTACAATAGCACCCAGTCACTATACGACGAATTGCAGTTGGAGGATGTACGTCAATTCTACCAATCCCACTATCACGCCGGGAATGCCACCCTGTTTGTTGCTGGACAACTGAACGATGAAGTTTTGCAGTTGCTGGAACGGGCTTTCGGCGGACTAAGGTCCGGCCCCGTCGCAACCCCCAGTACGCTGCCTGCGATCCCAGCCAAACCGCGCGTAGTTCAGGTACTCCGTCCCCGCGCCGAACAAACGATGATCAGGATCGGCCGTTCCGGCATCGACATCCGCAGTGCAGACTTTCCCGCCCTCGTCGTTCTGGATACCATCTACGGCGGCTATTTCGGTTCCCGCTTGATGCGCAACATCCGCGAAGAAAAAGGACTTACTTACGGCATCGAATCCGAAGTAGATACCTACCGCTACGACGGCGACTTCGGCGTCTCCGCCGACGTAGCCAACGAAAGTCTCGGCATCGTCCGCCAGGAGATTGCCACCGAAGCCGAACGCCTACGTCAGGACCTCGTAGGTCCAGCGGAGCTAGAGATGGTAAGGGCCTACCTCTGCGGTTCCGTTTCCAATAACCTGGATGGCATTTTCGGCCACGCCTACCGCCACCGGGCGGGCATCCTGAAAGCTTACGAACCCCACGCCTTTTTGGCGGACCTCTCCCAAACCATCCTGGAAATTACTCCCGAAACCATTCGGGATGTAGCGCAACGGTATCTTGATCCTACAAAAGAATGGGAGGTTATTCTGGGTGGCGCGCCAGGAGTTGATGGGGCGGAGGTGTTGGAGAATCCGTTGGGGTTTGTGCCTTGAGTTGTGGGACTTAAGACGCTAGATTTTAGATTTTAGACTGGACACCTATAGCCTTGGAAGTCATCCGTCCCTTAACCGTGGTAGTGATTTCAGCGGGAGAAAGCGTTAAGAAATTTGCACTGTTTGAGCGTGCGATGGATTGAGGAAGAACCAC carries:
- the yihA gene encoding ribosome biogenesis GTP-binding protein YihA/YsxC — protein: MSITSSSFSTSYARVNQIPEGQRPEFAFIGRSNVGKSSLINMLTRRKELAKTSGKPGKTQLINYFLINNSWNLTDLPGYGYALHSKKTRSKWETRTTNYFLKREQMACAMVLIDSNVPPQKIDLEFVNWLGEHGVPFVLVFTKTDRKQARGLKNVEAFKQKLLEYWEELPPTFLTSAIKFEGRDELLAFIESTLETLDWPYAETT
- a CDS encoding DUF805 domain-containing protein, which produces MIKYFTRAIGKFATFTGRSRRKEFWYFVLAVAIIKAILLNIHGSVIGNEKGLEKFLDLLFFVPSLAVAVRRLHDTGRSGWWMLMAPTGIGFIILLFWFAQDGDPHANEYGANPKGYDDGNGDDRTGRRRRKNKKYRKRLYKTLKEWEQDDDQLV
- a CDS encoding heme exporter protein CcmB, translating into MRKGLTSTVAAHLLRKTYPALLPRPANRRIIVTVTTLEQIAHLLRWEIKTEWRDRSAISSVFLYVAVTATIVYLAITNFSAMTFNAVLWIVLFFGALVASGRSFLREGGRRHLYYYQLASPEALLASKWIYNTLIIWIVSGLSYGILTFFARESYLFETGAFLAAIGLGGIGLSAVLTFVAAISARAGGNGTLMAILSLPLLTPLLYLLVNLGGNAFGLTSGQAGSIIIYLAALDLIGLAVGLVLFPFVWRD
- a CDS encoding N-acetylmuramoyl-L-alanine amidase; protein product: MFPQKLTLLFLCLLCCSVSLSAEAVTVVAKRGDGVYSILRHYGLLEFPCNLDEFYRLNMLPKNAGLRVGRSYKLPIEEVTYNGKSIRSTTNNKNYNRALDIQYFNDGLLEKGVRKKDFREDKKLWVPFHIDNCPTPPKVESTTTVPSASKPTPTPSPDKEIKDLGEITKNDGIKEQAGDDNPVQSSPRSGGRPTGPAPEQSTRSKFRTFDIFGEKYAYVPKIDDRLAGRIYYIMSGHGGPDPGASAKRNGRRIYEDEYAYDVALRLTRNILAHGGTPYMIIRDNTHGIRDERYLPADKTETVWGGDAIPLNQKKRLWQRCDIVNALYEQNLAKGLSDQTMISIHVDSRHRNKRVDLFFYHDANDMIGKKKATHMRNTIGEMYDKTRAGRGYDGTVSARDLHVLREAKPSSVFIELANMANPSDQLRILEPSNRQLIADWLLLGLY
- a CDS encoding TlpA disulfide reductase family protein, encoding MIKQLFFSLLLVGMAGSLSAQAAFPTPTLKTVDHQSVELADKIGNGQVTVVAVWATWCQPCHMELDHMSKYLDKWKNELDVQFLAISVDKRHMVNRIPALVSRKGWEYDILVDSNSALQSQLGFRSIPQMYIIDGDGKIVKEFSGYRDGREEEVDRMLNQLSSK
- a CDS encoding dodecin family protein — its product is MGKVLKVIEVLSESSKSYEDAIRNAVEDTGKSVRNIRSAYLNEQSVTIKDGKVDKFRVNVKITFEVDV
- a CDS encoding 3-deoxy-D-manno-octulosonic acid transferase; its protein translation is MTPIYRLGTALYHRAIHLYGKLGNQQAAQWVAGREEQITPPKPSGKQRVWMHCASLGEWEQGRPVLDELQRRLPDWEFVLSFFSPSGYEKSKGLDLVDHVLYLPPDSPTNAEAWVRELAPDLALFVKYEFWFFHLQALHRSGVPTWLVAASFRPGQLFFKPYGGWYRRMLPFFTGIILQTEAARQLLNQAGKYPRKRTFVAGDPRMDRTRSLTTIPFSDPLIEAFCARRPTIIAGSVWPQDMAVWEEVWDQVSDHWNIIFAPHQLNEADLALTQVQWKGVRYTTATLKDVASNNVLILDTIGMLSKVYRYGRVAYVGGGFKTGLHNTLEPMAYGLPTIFGPNHEKFPEAAVAIAAGGAFSISDGEDLLNSLHTLQDEELWQEAHQAQMTTSELSAGAGRRTADIVLAGLAN
- a CDS encoding pitrilysin family protein; amino-acid sequence: MSQPTVPKILPPPIHLASIPALLPAERFTLSNGLKVVALGGVDAPVLRVELIWNAGRSFEPGKLVSALTEELLLEGTPKHTGADIEAYFEQFGTQLTQPDLMDTGNLSVATTLRFAGEVLPMMAEIVAEANYSEESFQRSVRQRKQRLRENLSDNDTLAFRLITVATYGKDHPYGYNSTQSLYDELQLEDVRQFYQSHYHAGNATLFVAGQLNDEVLQLLERAFGGLRSGPVATPSTLPAIPAKPRVVQVLRPRAEQTMIRIGRSGIDIRSADFPALVVLDTIYGGYFGSRLMRNIREEKGLTYGIESEVDTYRYDGDFGVSADVANESLGIVRQEIATEAERLRQDLVGPAELEMVRAYLCGSVSNNLDGIFGHAYRHRAGILKAYEPHAFLADLSQTILEITPETIRDVAQRYLDPTKEWEVILGGAPGVDGAEVLENPLGFVP